Proteins co-encoded in one Cricetulus griseus strain 17A/GY chromosome 1 unlocalized genomic scaffold, alternate assembly CriGri-PICRH-1.0 chr1_1, whole genome shotgun sequence genomic window:
- the Rbpj gene encoding recombining binding protein suppressor of hairless isoform X4 — MRNYLKERGDQTVLILHAKVAQKSYGNEKRFFCPPPCVYLMGSGWKKKKEQMERDGCSEQESQPCAFIGIGNSDQEMQQLNLEGKNYCTAKTLYISDSDKRKHFMLSVKMFYGNSDDIGVFLSKRIKVISKPSKKKQSLKNADLCIASGTKVALFNRLRSQTVSTRYLHVEGGNFHASSQQWGAFYIHLLDDDESEGEEFTVRDGYIHYGQTVKLVCSVTGMALPRLIIRKVDKQTALLDADDPVSQLHKCAFYLKDTERMYLCLSQERIIQFQATPCPKEPNKEMINDGASWTIISTDKAEYTFYEGMGPVLAPVTPVPVVESLQLNGGGDVAMLELTGQNFTPNLRVWFGDVEAETMYRCGESMLCVVPDISAFREGWRWVRQPVQVPVTLVRNDGIIYSTSLTFTYTPEPGPRPHCSAAGAILRANSSQVPTNESNTNSEGSYTNASTNSTSVTSSTATVVS; from the exons ATGCGAAATTATTTAAAAGAACGAGGGGATCAAACAGTACTCATTCTTCATGCAAAAGTTGCACAGAAGTCGTATGGAAATGAAAAACG atttttttGCCCTCCTCCTTGTGTATATCTTATGGGCAGtggttggaagaaaaaaaaagaacaaatggagAGAGATGGTTGTTCGGAACAAGAGTCTCAACCCTGTGCATTTATTGGAATAGGAAATAGTGATCAAGAAATGCAGCAGCTGAACTTGGAAGGGAag AACTACTGCACAGCCAAAACATTGTACATATCTGATTCAGACAAGAGAAAACACTTCATGTTGTCTGTAAAGATGTTCTATGGCAACAGTGATGACATTGGCGTGTTCCTCAGCAAGCGGATAAAAGTCATCTCCAAACCTtccaaaaagaagcagtcattgAAAAATGCTGACT TGTGCATTGCCTCAGGAACAAAGGTGGCTTTGTTTAATCGACTTCGATCCCAGACAGTTAGTACCAGATACCTGCATGTAGAAGGAGGAAATTTCCATGCGAGTTCACAACAATGGGGAGCATTTTATATTCATCTCT TGGATGACGATGAATCAGAAGGAGAGGAATTCACAGTTCGAGATGGTTACATCCACTATGGACAGACTGTCAAACTTGTGTGCTCAGTTACTGGCATGGCACTCCCAAGATTG ATAATTAGGAAAGTTGATAAGCAGACAGCATTACTGGATGCAGACGACCCTGTATCACAACTCCACAAATGTGCATTTTACCTTAAGGATACAGAAAGAATGTACTTGTGCCTTTCTCAAGAAAGAATAATCCAATTTCAG gcCACTCCATGTCCGAAAGaaccaaataaagaaatgataaatgatgGAGCTTCCTGGACAATCATTAGCACAGATAAGGCAGAGTATACATTCTATGAGGGAATGGGCCCTGTCCTTGCTCCAGTCACTCCTGTGCCTGTCGTAGAAAGTCTTCAG TTGAATGGCGGCGGGGATGTAGCGATGCTTGAACTTACAGGACAGAATTTTACTCCAAATTTACGAGTGTGGTTTGGGGATGTAGAAGCCGAAACAATGTACAG ATGTGGAGAGAGCATGCTCTGTGTGGTCCCAGACATTTCTGCATTCCGAGAAGGTTGGAGATGGGTCCGGCAGCCAGTCCAGGTTCCAGTAACTTTGGTCCGTAATGACGGAATCATTTATTCCACCAGCCTTACCTTTACCTACACACCAGAACCAGGGCCGAGGCCACACTGCAGCGCAGCAGGAGCAATCCTCAGAGCCAACTCAAGCCAAGTGCCCACCAACGAATCAAACACAAACAGCGAGGGAAGTTACACAAATGCCAGCACAAATTCAACCAGTGTCACATCGTCCACAGCAACCGTGGTGTCCTAA
- the Rbpj gene encoding recombining binding protein suppressor of hairless isoform X3: MAWIKRKFGERPPPKRLTREAMRNYLKERGDQTVLILHAKVAQKSYGNEKRFFCPPPCVYLMGSGWKKKKEQMERDGCSEQESQPCAFIGIGNSDQEMQQLNLEGKNYCTAKTLYISDSDKRKHFMLSVKMFYGNSDDIGVFLSKRIKVISKPSKKKQSLKNADLCIASGTKVALFNRLRSQTVSTRYLHVEGGNFHASSQQWGAFYIHLLDDDESEGEEFTVRDGYIHYGQTVKLVCSVTGMALPRLIIRKVDKQTALLDADDPVSQLHKCAFYLKDTERMYLCLSQERIIQFQATPCPKEPNKEMINDGASWTIISTDKAEYTFYEGMGPVLAPVTPVPVVESLQLNGGGDVAMLELTGQNFTPNLRVWFGDVEAETMYRCGESMLCVVPDISAFREGWRWVRQPVQVPVTLVRNDGIIYSTSLTFTYTPEPGPRPHCSAAGAILRANSSQVPTNESNTNSEGSYTNASTNSTSVTSSTATVVS, translated from the exons GGAAGCTATGCGAAATTATTTAAAAGAACGAGGGGATCAAACAGTACTCATTCTTCATGCAAAAGTTGCACAGAAGTCGTATGGAAATGAAAAACG atttttttGCCCTCCTCCTTGTGTATATCTTATGGGCAGtggttggaagaaaaaaaaagaacaaatggagAGAGATGGTTGTTCGGAACAAGAGTCTCAACCCTGTGCATTTATTGGAATAGGAAATAGTGATCAAGAAATGCAGCAGCTGAACTTGGAAGGGAag AACTACTGCACAGCCAAAACATTGTACATATCTGATTCAGACAAGAGAAAACACTTCATGTTGTCTGTAAAGATGTTCTATGGCAACAGTGATGACATTGGCGTGTTCCTCAGCAAGCGGATAAAAGTCATCTCCAAACCTtccaaaaagaagcagtcattgAAAAATGCTGACT TGTGCATTGCCTCAGGAACAAAGGTGGCTTTGTTTAATCGACTTCGATCCCAGACAGTTAGTACCAGATACCTGCATGTAGAAGGAGGAAATTTCCATGCGAGTTCACAACAATGGGGAGCATTTTATATTCATCTCT TGGATGACGATGAATCAGAAGGAGAGGAATTCACAGTTCGAGATGGTTACATCCACTATGGACAGACTGTCAAACTTGTGTGCTCAGTTACTGGCATGGCACTCCCAAGATTG ATAATTAGGAAAGTTGATAAGCAGACAGCATTACTGGATGCAGACGACCCTGTATCACAACTCCACAAATGTGCATTTTACCTTAAGGATACAGAAAGAATGTACTTGTGCCTTTCTCAAGAAAGAATAATCCAATTTCAG gcCACTCCATGTCCGAAAGaaccaaataaagaaatgataaatgatgGAGCTTCCTGGACAATCATTAGCACAGATAAGGCAGAGTATACATTCTATGAGGGAATGGGCCCTGTCCTTGCTCCAGTCACTCCTGTGCCTGTCGTAGAAAGTCTTCAG TTGAATGGCGGCGGGGATGTAGCGATGCTTGAACTTACAGGACAGAATTTTACTCCAAATTTACGAGTGTGGTTTGGGGATGTAGAAGCCGAAACAATGTACAG ATGTGGAGAGAGCATGCTCTGTGTGGTCCCAGACATTTCTGCATTCCGAGAAGGTTGGAGATGGGTCCGGCAGCCAGTCCAGGTTCCAGTAACTTTGGTCCGTAATGACGGAATCATTTATTCCACCAGCCTTACCTTTACCTACACACCAGAACCAGGGCCGAGGCCACACTGCAGCGCAGCAGGAGCAATCCTCAGAGCCAACTCAAGCCAAGTGCCCACCAACGAATCAAACACAAACAGCGAGGGAAGTTACACAAATGCCAGCACAAATTCAACCAGTGTCACATCGTCCACAGCAACCGTGGTGTCCTAA
- the Rbpj gene encoding recombining binding protein suppressor of hairless isoform X2, whose translation MAPVVTGKFGERPPPKRLTREAMRNYLKERGDQTVLILHAKVAQKSYGNEKRFFCPPPCVYLMGSGWKKKKEQMERDGCSEQESQPCAFIGIGNSDQEMQQLNLEGKNYCTAKTLYISDSDKRKHFMLSVKMFYGNSDDIGVFLSKRIKVISKPSKKKQSLKNADLCIASGTKVALFNRLRSQTVSTRYLHVEGGNFHASSQQWGAFYIHLLDDDESEGEEFTVRDGYIHYGQTVKLVCSVTGMALPRLIIRKVDKQTALLDADDPVSQLHKCAFYLKDTERMYLCLSQERIIQFQATPCPKEPNKEMINDGASWTIISTDKAEYTFYEGMGPVLAPVTPVPVVESLQLNGGGDVAMLELTGQNFTPNLRVWFGDVEAETMYRCGESMLCVVPDISAFREGWRWVRQPVQVPVTLVRNDGIIYSTSLTFTYTPEPGPRPHCSAAGAILRANSSQVPTNESNTNSEGSYTNASTNSTSVTSSTATVVS comes from the exons GGAAGCTATGCGAAATTATTTAAAAGAACGAGGGGATCAAACAGTACTCATTCTTCATGCAAAAGTTGCACAGAAGTCGTATGGAAATGAAAAACG atttttttGCCCTCCTCCTTGTGTATATCTTATGGGCAGtggttggaagaaaaaaaaagaacaaatggagAGAGATGGTTGTTCGGAACAAGAGTCTCAACCCTGTGCATTTATTGGAATAGGAAATAGTGATCAAGAAATGCAGCAGCTGAACTTGGAAGGGAag AACTACTGCACAGCCAAAACATTGTACATATCTGATTCAGACAAGAGAAAACACTTCATGTTGTCTGTAAAGATGTTCTATGGCAACAGTGATGACATTGGCGTGTTCCTCAGCAAGCGGATAAAAGTCATCTCCAAACCTtccaaaaagaagcagtcattgAAAAATGCTGACT TGTGCATTGCCTCAGGAACAAAGGTGGCTTTGTTTAATCGACTTCGATCCCAGACAGTTAGTACCAGATACCTGCATGTAGAAGGAGGAAATTTCCATGCGAGTTCACAACAATGGGGAGCATTTTATATTCATCTCT TGGATGACGATGAATCAGAAGGAGAGGAATTCACAGTTCGAGATGGTTACATCCACTATGGACAGACTGTCAAACTTGTGTGCTCAGTTACTGGCATGGCACTCCCAAGATTG ATAATTAGGAAAGTTGATAAGCAGACAGCATTACTGGATGCAGACGACCCTGTATCACAACTCCACAAATGTGCATTTTACCTTAAGGATACAGAAAGAATGTACTTGTGCCTTTCTCAAGAAAGAATAATCCAATTTCAG gcCACTCCATGTCCGAAAGaaccaaataaagaaatgataaatgatgGAGCTTCCTGGACAATCATTAGCACAGATAAGGCAGAGTATACATTCTATGAGGGAATGGGCCCTGTCCTTGCTCCAGTCACTCCTGTGCCTGTCGTAGAAAGTCTTCAG TTGAATGGCGGCGGGGATGTAGCGATGCTTGAACTTACAGGACAGAATTTTACTCCAAATTTACGAGTGTGGTTTGGGGATGTAGAAGCCGAAACAATGTACAG ATGTGGAGAGAGCATGCTCTGTGTGGTCCCAGACATTTCTGCATTCCGAGAAGGTTGGAGATGGGTCCGGCAGCCAGTCCAGGTTCCAGTAACTTTGGTCCGTAATGACGGAATCATTTATTCCACCAGCCTTACCTTTACCTACACACCAGAACCAGGGCCGAGGCCACACTGCAGCGCAGCAGGAGCAATCCTCAGAGCCAACTCAAGCCAAGTGCCCACCAACGAATCAAACACAAACAGCGAGGGAAGTTACACAAATGCCAGCACAAATTCAACCAGTGTCACATCGTCCACAGCAACCGTGGTGTCCTAA
- the Rbpj gene encoding recombining binding protein suppressor of hairless isoform X1 has translation MAHPKTRITGALPMDYTEGSPAEERRAHAPSPGKFGERPPPKRLTREAMRNYLKERGDQTVLILHAKVAQKSYGNEKRFFCPPPCVYLMGSGWKKKKEQMERDGCSEQESQPCAFIGIGNSDQEMQQLNLEGKNYCTAKTLYISDSDKRKHFMLSVKMFYGNSDDIGVFLSKRIKVISKPSKKKQSLKNADLCIASGTKVALFNRLRSQTVSTRYLHVEGGNFHASSQQWGAFYIHLLDDDESEGEEFTVRDGYIHYGQTVKLVCSVTGMALPRLIIRKVDKQTALLDADDPVSQLHKCAFYLKDTERMYLCLSQERIIQFQATPCPKEPNKEMINDGASWTIISTDKAEYTFYEGMGPVLAPVTPVPVVESLQLNGGGDVAMLELTGQNFTPNLRVWFGDVEAETMYRCGESMLCVVPDISAFREGWRWVRQPVQVPVTLVRNDGIIYSTSLTFTYTPEPGPRPHCSAAGAILRANSSQVPTNESNTNSEGSYTNASTNSTSVTSSTATVVS, from the exons GGAAGCTATGCGAAATTATTTAAAAGAACGAGGGGATCAAACAGTACTCATTCTTCATGCAAAAGTTGCACAGAAGTCGTATGGAAATGAAAAACG atttttttGCCCTCCTCCTTGTGTATATCTTATGGGCAGtggttggaagaaaaaaaaagaacaaatggagAGAGATGGTTGTTCGGAACAAGAGTCTCAACCCTGTGCATTTATTGGAATAGGAAATAGTGATCAAGAAATGCAGCAGCTGAACTTGGAAGGGAag AACTACTGCACAGCCAAAACATTGTACATATCTGATTCAGACAAGAGAAAACACTTCATGTTGTCTGTAAAGATGTTCTATGGCAACAGTGATGACATTGGCGTGTTCCTCAGCAAGCGGATAAAAGTCATCTCCAAACCTtccaaaaagaagcagtcattgAAAAATGCTGACT TGTGCATTGCCTCAGGAACAAAGGTGGCTTTGTTTAATCGACTTCGATCCCAGACAGTTAGTACCAGATACCTGCATGTAGAAGGAGGAAATTTCCATGCGAGTTCACAACAATGGGGAGCATTTTATATTCATCTCT TGGATGACGATGAATCAGAAGGAGAGGAATTCACAGTTCGAGATGGTTACATCCACTATGGACAGACTGTCAAACTTGTGTGCTCAGTTACTGGCATGGCACTCCCAAGATTG ATAATTAGGAAAGTTGATAAGCAGACAGCATTACTGGATGCAGACGACCCTGTATCACAACTCCACAAATGTGCATTTTACCTTAAGGATACAGAAAGAATGTACTTGTGCCTTTCTCAAGAAAGAATAATCCAATTTCAG gcCACTCCATGTCCGAAAGaaccaaataaagaaatgataaatgatgGAGCTTCCTGGACAATCATTAGCACAGATAAGGCAGAGTATACATTCTATGAGGGAATGGGCCCTGTCCTTGCTCCAGTCACTCCTGTGCCTGTCGTAGAAAGTCTTCAG TTGAATGGCGGCGGGGATGTAGCGATGCTTGAACTTACAGGACAGAATTTTACTCCAAATTTACGAGTGTGGTTTGGGGATGTAGAAGCCGAAACAATGTACAG ATGTGGAGAGAGCATGCTCTGTGTGGTCCCAGACATTTCTGCATTCCGAGAAGGTTGGAGATGGGTCCGGCAGCCAGTCCAGGTTCCAGTAACTTTGGTCCGTAATGACGGAATCATTTATTCCACCAGCCTTACCTTTACCTACACACCAGAACCAGGGCCGAGGCCACACTGCAGCGCAGCAGGAGCAATCCTCAGAGCCAACTCAAGCCAAGTGCCCACCAACGAATCAAACACAAACAGCGAGGGAAGTTACACAAATGCCAGCACAAATTCAACCAGTGTCACATCGTCCACAGCAACCGTGGTGTCCTAA